The proteins below are encoded in one region of Bacteroides uniformis:
- a CDS encoding YgiQ family radical SAM protein, producing the protein MKEYRLTDWLPTTKKEVELRGWDELDVILFSGDAYVDHPSFGAAVIGRILEAEGLRVAIIPQPNWRDDLRDFKKLGRPRLFFGISPGCMDSMVNKYTANKRLRSDDAYTPDARPDMRPEYPSIVYTQILKKLFPDVPVVLGGIEASMRRLTHYDYWQDRVRPSILLDSGADSLIYGMGEKPVVELAERLKRQQTQMDAPSFKKLIADIPQMVYLDKEVVVQEGDITLFSHEECLKDKKKEAANFRHIEEESNKYTASRILQKSGKLTVVVNPPYPPLTEAELDRSFDLPYTRLPHPKYKGKRIPAYDMIKFSVNLHRGCFGGCAFCTISAHQGKFIVSRSKESILKEVKAITELPDFKGYLSDLGGPSANMYRMKGRDEAVCRKCKRPSCIYPKVCPNLNTDHRPLLDIYHAVDALPGIKKSFIGSGVRYDLLLHQSKDPNTNKSTQEYTRELIARHVSGRLKVAPEHTSDRVLNIMRKPPFSQFGEFKKIFDRINHEEGLRQQLIPYFISSHPGCKEEDMAELAVITKRLDFHLEQVQDFTPTPMTVATEAWYTGFHPYTLEPVFSAKTQREKLAQRQFFFWYKPEERRNIINELRRIGRTDLIDKLYGKR; encoded by the coding sequence ATGAAAGAATATCGCCTTACAGACTGGCTTCCTACTACCAAGAAAGAAGTGGAACTACGTGGTTGGGACGAATTGGATGTAATACTTTTCAGCGGTGACGCCTACGTGGATCACCCTTCTTTTGGAGCCGCTGTCATAGGCCGCATCCTCGAAGCAGAAGGATTGCGCGTAGCCATCATCCCCCAACCCAACTGGCGCGACGACTTGCGCGACTTCAAAAAACTGGGACGTCCCCGTCTGTTCTTCGGCATCAGTCCCGGCTGTATGGATTCGATGGTCAACAAATATACTGCCAACAAACGCTTGCGCAGTGATGACGCCTATACCCCGGATGCACGTCCGGATATGCGTCCGGAGTACCCTTCCATTGTATATACCCAGATATTAAAGAAGCTATTCCCCGATGTCCCCGTCGTACTGGGCGGCATCGAGGCAAGCATGCGCCGCCTGACGCACTATGACTATTGGCAGGACCGTGTACGCCCCAGCATCCTCCTCGACAGCGGAGCCGACTCACTCATCTACGGTATGGGAGAGAAACCGGTGGTGGAACTTGCGGAAAGGCTGAAACGCCAACAGACACAGATGGACGCCCCAAGCTTCAAAAAGCTCATCGCCGATATTCCCCAAATGGTTTACCTTGACAAGGAAGTAGTGGTACAAGAAGGGGATATCACCCTCTTTTCCCATGAAGAATGTCTGAAAGATAAAAAGAAAGAAGCTGCCAACTTCCGTCATATCGAGGAGGAAAGTAACAAATATACAGCATCCCGCATCTTGCAAAAGAGCGGCAAGCTGACGGTAGTAGTCAATCCTCCCTATCCCCCTTTGACGGAAGCTGAACTCGACCGTTCTTTCGACTTGCCATACACGCGCCTGCCCCATCCCAAATACAAGGGAAAACGTATTCCGGCATACGACATGATAAAGTTCTCCGTCAACCTGCATCGCGGATGTTTCGGAGGATGTGCCTTCTGCACCATCTCCGCACACCAGGGCAAATTCATCGTAAGCCGCAGCAAGGAGAGCATTCTGAAAGAGGTGAAAGCCATCACGGAGCTGCCAGACTTCAAGGGTTATTTGAGCGATTTGGGAGGCCCGTCGGCCAATATGTACCGCATGAAGGGACGGGATGAGGCCGTCTGCAGGAAATGCAAACGCCCGTCGTGCATCTACCCCAAGGTATGCCCCAACCTGAATACGGACCACCGTCCGCTGCTCGACATCTATCATGCCGTAGATGCCCTGCCCGGCATCAAGAAGTCCTTCATTGGCAGCGGTGTACGCTATGACCTGCTGCTGCACCAGAGCAAGGACCCGAACACTAACAAAAGTACGCAGGAATATACCCGCGAGCTCATTGCCCGCCATGTCAGCGGTCGCCTGAAGGTAGCACCGGAGCATACGTCAGACCGCGTGCTCAACATCATGCGCAAGCCTCCGTTCAGCCAGTTCGGTGAGTTTAAGAAGATATTCGACAGGATTAACCATGAAGAAGGACTACGCCAGCAGCTTATTCCTTATTTCATCAGCAGCCATCCCGGATGCAAGGAGGAAGATATGGCGGAACTTGCCGTCATCACCAAGCGACTGGACTTCCATCTGGAGCAAGTGCAAGACTTTACCCCTACTCCCATGACCGTTGCCACCGAAGCATGGTACACGGGCTTCCATCCTTATACGCTGGAACCGGTATTCAGTGCCAAAACGCAGCGCGAGAAACTGGCTCAACGCCAATTCTTCTTCTGGTACAAACCCGAAGAGCGCAGGAACATCATAAACGAACTGCGCCGGATAGGACGGACGGATTTGATAGACAAGCTATACGGGAAACGATAA
- a CDS encoding golvesin C-terminal-like domain-containing protein — translation MKKLILTGIWLLCGFLLPAQELEQNVEERLQTFFREYTTHTANIGTCKLDSFRIDFRKKKLLVYTNERFAYQPLRPETVDAIYRHLGQILPGPVNYFDLTVFADGKSIEELIPNLYRKGKKDKARLFSHLEYKGTPWVTRTSRPYDITRGLEGRHIALWQSHGKYYINDKDKWGWQRPRLFCTTEDQFTQSFILPYLLPMLENAGANVFTPRERDTQKQEVIVDNDGSLSGHGGQGSLYLDVKSRKARWEQTFRPGFAQRKRIYQDNENPFLSGTARFAKTEKKKDKAFAEWVPDIPETGEYAVYVSYQTLPGSVSDAKYLVFHNGGVTEFKVNQQIGGGTWVYLGTFTFDKGRNDYGMVVLSNESKEKGVVCADAVRFGGGMGNIARGGQTSGLPRYLEGARYFAQWAGMPYPVYGGYEGKNDMNDDINVRSRTVNYLAGKSLFNPTEEGLGIPFEMSMALHSDAGFSKEDEIIGTLGIYTTNFNNGRLHAGTDRHASRDLSDILLTQLQRDIRSTFNVDWTRRSLWNRNYSETRLPAVPSTIVELLSHQNFADMRLGHDPNFKFTVGRALYKAILQYICSQHGRDYVVQPLPVSHFAIRFGQKKNTLELSWQGEEDPLEPTAKPREYIVYTRIGRGGFDNGVRVSSSSHTVKIEPGIVYSFKVTAVNRGGESFPSEILAAYKAKREKGQILIVNGFDRISGPAVIDTPDAAGFDLSQDPGVPYLYDISLCGAQQNFSRKEAGRRLGESSDEYEGMKIIGNTFDYPFVHGKAIQAAGNYSFVSCSDEAVEKGILSLEDYPIVDYILGLEKEDNSSNPARNTYYKTFSSPMQRILTSYCQSGGHLLVSGAYVGSDMDSSQGNKEFIQNILKYRHGNSLKTDGDKIAVRGLGHTFTLPRLPNEQSYPVTSPDCILPMSPAFPVMTYAIGNTPAAVAYQGSDYRTFVMGFPFESIREETSRNVIMASILRFLTTDYTD, via the coding sequence ATGAAAAAACTTATCCTAACCGGCATATGGCTCTTGTGTGGATTCCTCCTTCCGGCACAAGAACTAGAGCAGAATGTGGAAGAACGCCTCCAGACATTCTTTAGGGAATACACCACCCATACGGCCAACATCGGTACCTGCAAGCTGGATAGTTTCCGCATTGACTTCCGGAAGAAGAAATTGCTTGTCTATACAAACGAGCGCTTTGCCTACCAGCCTCTACGGCCTGAAACCGTTGATGCCATTTACCGCCATCTGGGACAAATCCTGCCAGGACCGGTGAACTATTTCGACCTCACCGTCTTTGCTGACGGGAAGAGCATCGAAGAGCTTATCCCCAACCTCTACCGGAAAGGGAAGAAAGACAAGGCACGTCTGTTCAGCCACCTGGAATACAAAGGTACCCCCTGGGTAACCCGTACCTCGCGCCCCTACGACATCACCCGCGGACTGGAAGGACGCCACATCGCCCTTTGGCAAAGCCACGGGAAATATTATATCAATGACAAGGACAAATGGGGATGGCAACGCCCGAGGCTGTTCTGCACTACAGAAGACCAGTTCACCCAATCCTTCATCCTGCCCTACCTCCTGCCCATGCTAGAGAATGCAGGAGCCAATGTATTCACTCCCCGCGAAAGGGACACGCAGAAGCAGGAAGTCATCGTAGACAATGACGGTAGCCTGAGCGGACATGGAGGACAAGGTTCCCTTTATCTGGACGTGAAAAGCCGGAAAGCACGTTGGGAACAGACCTTCCGACCCGGATTTGCCCAACGGAAACGAATCTATCAGGACAATGAAAACCCTTTCCTCTCCGGCACGGCACGCTTTGCCAAAACTGAAAAGAAGAAAGACAAGGCTTTTGCCGAATGGGTACCCGATATTCCGGAAACGGGAGAATATGCTGTATACGTATCTTACCAAACACTGCCGGGCAGCGTAAGCGATGCCAAATATCTTGTATTTCACAATGGAGGCGTCACGGAGTTCAAGGTGAACCAGCAAATAGGAGGCGGCACATGGGTGTACCTCGGCACATTCACTTTCGACAAAGGCCGGAATGACTATGGCATGGTGGTATTGAGCAACGAAAGCAAAGAGAAAGGCGTGGTCTGTGCCGATGCCGTCCGCTTTGGAGGAGGCATGGGCAACATTGCCCGCGGAGGACAAACCAGCGGCTTGCCCAGATACCTGGAAGGCGCACGCTACTTTGCCCAATGGGCAGGCATGCCCTATCCCGTCTATGGAGGCTATGAGGGAAAGAATGATATGAACGACGACATCAACGTACGTTCCCGTACAGTGAATTACCTTGCAGGAAAATCACTATTCAACCCGACGGAAGAAGGTTTGGGCATCCCCTTTGAAATGAGTATGGCCCTGCATAGCGATGCCGGTTTCAGTAAGGAAGATGAGATTATAGGCACTCTCGGCATTTATACCACCAACTTCAACAACGGCCGACTGCATGCCGGTACAGACCGCCATGCCTCCCGTGACCTTTCGGACATTCTGCTAACGCAGTTGCAGCGTGATATCCGCTCTACCTTCAACGTAGACTGGACACGCCGCAGCCTATGGAACCGCAACTACAGTGAAACACGCCTGCCCGCCGTCCCTTCCACCATCGTAGAACTGTTGTCGCACCAGAACTTCGCAGATATGCGCTTGGGACATGACCCTAACTTCAAGTTCACCGTCGGGCGTGCGCTCTATAAAGCCATTCTGCAATACATATGCAGCCAGCACGGCAGAGACTACGTTGTCCAACCCCTTCCCGTCAGCCACTTTGCCATCCGCTTCGGTCAAAAGAAGAATACTTTAGAGCTTTCCTGGCAAGGAGAGGAAGACCCGTTGGAGCCGACTGCCAAACCACGTGAATACATTGTATATACACGTATCGGTCGTGGAGGATTTGACAATGGCGTACGCGTCAGCTCCTCATCCCACACCGTAAAAATAGAACCGGGCATCGTCTATTCCTTTAAAGTAACCGCCGTAAACCGGGGTGGCGAAAGCTTCCCTTCGGAAATTCTTGCCGCCTACAAGGCAAAGCGTGAAAAAGGACAGATACTTATCGTCAACGGATTCGACCGCATCAGCGGGCCTGCCGTTATAGACACCCCCGATGCGGCAGGCTTCGACTTGTCACAAGATCCCGGCGTACCCTATCTCTATGACATCTCCCTCTGCGGCGCCCAGCAGAATTTTAGCCGGAAGGAAGCAGGACGACGTCTGGGAGAGAGCAGTGACGAATACGAAGGCATGAAAATCATCGGAAACACTTTCGATTACCCCTTCGTACATGGCAAAGCCATCCAGGCAGCCGGAAATTACAGCTTCGTCTCATGCAGCGACGAGGCTGTGGAAAAGGGCATCCTCTCATTAGAGGATTATCCGATAGTGGACTATATCCTCGGACTTGAGAAAGAAGACAATTCCAGCAATCCGGCACGCAATACCTACTACAAAACATTCTCCTCGCCCATGCAGCGCATACTGACTTCCTATTGCCAGTCGGGAGGTCATCTCCTGGTCAGCGGTGCCTATGTAGGCAGCGATATGGACAGCTCGCAGGGCAATAAAGAATTTATTCAGAATATCTTGAAGTACCGGCATGGCAACTCTCTGAAAACAGACGGGGACAAAATCGCTGTCCGGGGACTGGGGCATACCTTCACCCTTCCCCGCCTGCCGAATGAGCAAAGCTATCCGGTCACTTCCCCTGATTGCATCCTGCCCATGTCTCCCGCTTTTCCAGTCATGACCTATGCCATCGGCAACACACCCGCCGCCGTAGCCTATCAAGGCAGTGATTATCGCACTTTTGTCATGGGATTCCCTTTTGAAAGCATCCGGGAAGAAACATCCAGAAATGTAATTATGGCATCCATACTCCGCTTTCTCACCACAGATTACACAGATTAA
- a CDS encoding DUF4886 domain-containing protein, with protein MKKYAINILVILFLLTPFTLFANGCHANNDTIKVLAIGNSFSQDAVEQYLHELGEAEGITMIIGNMFIGGCSLERHVQNIRNNAPAYAYRKVEKDGEKTETRSMTIEKALADEKWDYISVQQASPLSGIYDSYKASLPELVNYIRERIGKETVLMMHQTWAYATNANHTGFKNYDQNQMKMYTSIVDAVKKAANLVGIKKIIPSGTAIQNARTSFIGDHMNRDGYHLDLTIGRYTAACTWFEALTHRNVTENPYSPEGIDPIHKKAAQMAAHNAILYPDKVTELTELKKIAD; from the coding sequence ATGAAAAAGTATGCTATCAACATCCTTGTCATTTTATTCCTACTCACACCATTTACATTGTTTGCAAATGGATGCCATGCCAATAACGACACCATCAAAGTATTGGCAATAGGCAACAGCTTTTCACAAGATGCAGTAGAGCAATATTTGCACGAACTGGGAGAAGCTGAAGGTATCACCATGATTATCGGCAATATGTTTATCGGAGGATGTTCACTGGAACGGCACGTACAAAACATACGCAACAACGCTCCGGCCTATGCCTATCGCAAAGTAGAGAAAGACGGGGAAAAAACAGAAACCCGGTCAATGACTATTGAGAAAGCACTGGCCGATGAGAAATGGGACTATATCAGTGTTCAGCAGGCCAGCCCTTTGTCTGGTATCTATGACAGCTACAAAGCTTCCCTACCTGAATTGGTTAACTATATTAGGGAACGAATTGGAAAGGAAACCGTATTAATGATGCACCAGACATGGGCTTATGCTACCAATGCCAACCACACCGGATTCAAAAACTATGACCAGAACCAAATGAAAATGTACACCAGCATTGTGGATGCAGTAAAGAAAGCCGCCAACCTGGTGGGTATCAAGAAAATTATCCCTTCGGGAACCGCCATACAAAATGCACGTACCTCCTTTATCGGCGACCATATGAATAGGGACGGATACCACCTTGACTTAACCATAGGCAGATATACAGCTGCCTGCACATGGTTTGAGGCATTGACCCATCGGAATGTAACAGAAAACCCATATTCTCCCGAAGGAATAGACCCAATCCATAAGAAAGCAGCTCAAATGGCTGCGCACAACGCCATCCTCTATCCGGACAAAGTTACGGAACTGACAGAACTGAAAAAGATTGCCGATTAA
- the mfd gene encoding transcription-repair coupling factor, protein MNITELQQSYASHPNVEGVCRLLKDNSVRHLYCGGLYASAASLFSSVLVQRATCPLVFILGDMEEAGYFYHDLTQILGTEQVLFFPSSFRRAIKYGQKDAANEILRTEVLSRLQKGEEGLCVVTYSDALAEKVVSRKELGENTLKLHAGERVDMNFVTDVLRSYGFEYVDYVYEPGQYAVRGSIIDVFSFSSEYPFRIDFFGDEVESVRTFEVETQLSKEKKESIVIVPDLSHSLEKKGSGGMVSFLDFLPSDSLLAMRDFLWLRERIQTVHDESLTPQAIAARESEENGAITLEGKLIDGGEFTLRALDFRRMEFGNKPTGTPDATVSFHTTVQPIFHKNFDMVAESFREYLSRHYTIYICSDSLKQTDRIRAIFEDRGDNISFTAVERTLHEGFADDTLRICIFTDHQLFDRFHKYNLKSDKARSGKVALSLKELNQFTPGDYVVHTDHGVGRFAGLVRIPNGDTTQEVMKIVYQNEDVVFVSIHSLHKVSKYKGKEGEAPRLNKLGTGAWEKLKDRTKTKIKDIARDLIKLYSQRREEKGFQYSPDSFLQRELEASFIYEDTPDQSKATSDVKVDMESARPMDRLVCGDVGFGKTEVAVRAAFKAVADNKQVAVLVPTTVLAYQHFQTFKERLKGLPCRVEYLSRARTAVQAKAVVKGLAEGEVNILIGTHRILGKDVKFKDLGLLIIDEEQKFGVSVKEKLRQLKVNVDTLTMTATPIPRTLQFSLMGARDLSVIQTPPPNRYPIQTEVHTFNEEIIADAVNFEMSRNGQVFFVNNRISNLVELKAMIERHIPDCRVCIGHGQMEPAELEKIIFDFVNYDYDVLLATTIIESGIDIPNANTIIINQAQNFGLSDLHQMRGRVGRSNKKAFCYLLAPPLSSLTPEAKRRLQAIENFSDLGSGIHIAMQDLDIRGAGNMLGAEQSGFIADLGYETYQKILSEAVHELKTDEFADLYAEELKADGGVISGEQFVDECQVESDLELLLPADYVTGSSERMLLYRELDGLTLDKDVDAFRSRLEDRFGPIPPETEELLRIVPLRRLAARLGVEKVFLKGGRMSLFFVSNPDSPYYQSQAFGKVIAYMMKYTRRCDLREQNNKRSMLVKDVKTVEEAVCVLQEVVAMQVEE, encoded by the coding sequence ATGAATATAACTGAACTGCAACAATCTTATGCTTCCCATCCCAATGTAGAGGGGGTGTGCAGGCTTCTGAAAGATAACTCTGTCCGTCACCTATATTGCGGAGGTTTATATGCCTCTGCCGCTTCTTTGTTTTCGTCTGTATTGGTTCAGCGGGCTACTTGTCCGCTCGTTTTCATTCTGGGCGATATGGAGGAAGCCGGTTATTTCTATCATGATTTGACGCAGATATTGGGGACAGAGCAGGTATTGTTTTTTCCTTCTTCGTTCCGCCGCGCCATCAAGTACGGGCAGAAGGATGCGGCAAACGAAATACTCCGTACAGAAGTGCTGAGTCGCCTGCAAAAAGGAGAAGAGGGGCTTTGCGTGGTGACCTATTCGGATGCGCTGGCCGAAAAGGTTGTCTCTCGTAAGGAACTGGGAGAGAATACACTGAAACTGCATGCAGGCGAGAGGGTGGATATGAACTTCGTGACGGACGTGTTGCGCAGTTACGGTTTCGAATATGTGGACTACGTCTACGAGCCGGGGCAGTATGCCGTTCGTGGCAGTATTATCGACGTCTTTTCCTTCTCTTCCGAATATCCCTTCCGTATAGACTTTTTCGGCGATGAGGTGGAAAGCGTCCGTACCTTCGAGGTGGAAACACAGCTCTCGAAAGAGAAGAAAGAAAGCATCGTGATAGTTCCCGACTTGAGCCATAGCCTGGAAAAAAAGGGAAGCGGCGGCATGGTGTCGTTCCTCGATTTCCTTCCGTCGGACAGCTTGCTTGCCATGCGCGACTTTCTCTGGTTGCGCGAACGCATCCAGACCGTGCACGACGAATCGCTCACCCCACAGGCCATCGCCGCCCGTGAGTCGGAGGAGAATGGAGCCATCACGCTGGAAGGCAAGCTGATTGATGGTGGCGAGTTCACCCTGCGCGCCCTCGATTTCCGCCGGATGGAGTTCGGCAACAAGCCCACCGGAACGCCGGATGCTACCGTCTCGTTCCATACTACGGTACAGCCTATCTTCCATAAAAACTTCGACATGGTGGCAGAGAGTTTCCGCGAATACCTCTCCCGTCACTACACCATCTACATATGCAGCGACAGCCTGAAACAGACCGACCGCATCCGTGCCATCTTTGAGGACCGTGGAGACAACATATCCTTTACCGCCGTGGAACGGACGCTGCACGAAGGCTTTGCCGACGACACTTTACGTATCTGTATTTTTACCGACCATCAGCTGTTCGACCGCTTTCACAAGTATAACTTGAAGAGCGACAAGGCACGCAGCGGCAAGGTGGCCTTGAGCCTGAAGGAGCTGAACCAATTCACCCCCGGCGACTATGTGGTGCATACCGACCACGGTGTGGGGCGTTTTGCCGGACTGGTACGTATCCCCAACGGTGACACCACGCAGGAGGTGATGAAGATTGTCTATCAGAACGAAGATGTGGTGTTTGTCTCCATCCACTCTCTGCACAAGGTTTCCAAGTACAAGGGAAAGGAGGGTGAAGCGCCCCGCCTCAACAAGCTCGGCACCGGAGCCTGGGAGAAGCTGAAAGACCGCACCAAGACGAAGATAAAGGATATTGCCCGCGACTTGATAAAACTCTACTCGCAACGCCGCGAGGAGAAGGGGTTCCAATACAGTCCCGACAGCTTCCTGCAACGGGAGTTGGAAGCCTCCTTCATCTATGAGGATACCCCCGACCAAAGCAAGGCTACTTCCGACGTGAAGGTCGACATGGAGAGTGCCCGTCCGATGGACCGCCTGGTGTGCGGTGACGTGGGCTTCGGCAAGACGGAGGTGGCTGTTCGTGCCGCTTTCAAGGCTGTGGCGGACAATAAGCAGGTGGCTGTACTGGTGCCCACTACCGTACTTGCCTATCAGCATTTCCAGACCTTCAAGGAGCGCTTGAAAGGCTTGCCTTGCCGGGTGGAGTATCTGAGTCGTGCCCGCACCGCTGTTCAGGCAAAGGCTGTAGTGAAAGGGCTTGCCGAAGGGGAAGTGAATATTCTTATCGGTACCCACCGTATCCTGGGAAAAGACGTTAAGTTCAAAGACCTTGGTTTGTTGATTATTGATGAGGAGCAGAAGTTCGGCGTCTCCGTCAAGGAGAAACTCCGCCAATTGAAGGTGAATGTGGATACGCTGACCATGACGGCTACACCCATTCCCCGTACCTTGCAGTTTTCGCTGATGGGTGCGCGCGACTTGAGCGTCATCCAGACACCGCCGCCTAACCGCTATCCCATCCAGACGGAAGTGCACACCTTCAACGAGGAAATCATTGCCGACGCCGTCAATTTTGAGATGAGCCGTAACGGGCAGGTATTCTTCGTGAATAACCGTATTTCCAATCTGGTTGAGTTGAAGGCCATGATAGAGCGGCACATTCCCGACTGCCGTGTCTGTATCGGACACGGACAGATGGAGCCTGCCGAACTGGAGAAGATAATCTTTGATTTCGTCAATTACGATTACGATGTGCTGCTTGCCACTACCATCATCGAAAGTGGCATCGACATACCCAATGCCAATACCATTATCATCAACCAGGCGCAGAACTTCGGCCTCAGTGACTTGCACCAGATGCGCGGACGTGTGGGGCGGAGCAATAAAAAAGCTTTCTGTTACCTGCTGGCACCGCCTTTGTCCTCCCTTACTCCCGAAGCAAAACGACGCCTGCAAGCCATCGAGAACTTCTCCGACCTGGGCAGTGGCATCCACATTGCCATGCAGGACCTTGACATCCGTGGCGCAGGCAATATGCTCGGTGCCGAACAGAGTGGTTTCATTGCCGACCTAGGCTACGAGACGTATCAAAAGATTCTCTCCGAAGCTGTGCACGAACTGAAGACCGACGAGTTTGCCGACCTTTATGCCGAAGAACTGAAAGCAGACGGAGGCGTCATCAGTGGAGAACAGTTTGTCGACGAATGCCAGGTGGAAAGTGACCTCGAACTTCTGTTGCCTGCCGATTACGTGACCGGCAGCAGCGAGCGTATGTTGCTCTATCGCGAGTTGGACGGATTGACACTCGACAAGGATGTGGATGCTTTCCGTTCCCGCCTCGAAGACCGCTTCGGCCCGATTCCTCCCGAAACGGAAGAACTGCTGCGCATCGTTCCCTTGCGACGCCTGGCTGCCCGCCTCGGCGTGGAGAAAGTCTTTCTGAAAGGTGGGCGCATGTCCCTGTTCTTCGTCTCCAATCCGGACAGCCCGTACTATCAGAGCCAGGCTTTCGGTAAGGTCATTGCCTACATGATGAAGTACACCCGGCGTTGTGACCTGCGCGAACAGAACAACAAACGGAGTATGTTGGTGAAGGATGTCAAGACGGTAGAAGAAGCTGTCTGTGTGTTGCAGGAGGTAGTGGCAATGCAGGTGGAAGAGTAA
- a CDS encoding sulfurtransferase TusA family protein, with amino-acid sequence MKTIDTCGQQHYSPLIPAIKAMCEAGKGEKLEIIMDDAAAFNDMKEYLSEQQIGFREIYDGERMTLQFLMCK; translated from the coding sequence ATGAAAACCATCGACACCTGCGGACAACAGCATTACAGCCCTTTAATCCCTGCCATCAAGGCCATGTGCGAGGCCGGAAAAGGCGAGAAGCTGGAAATCATCATGGACGACGCTGCTGCCTTCAATGACATGAAAGAGTATCTTTCCGAACAGCAGATAGGCTTCCGTGAGATTTACGACGGAGAACGGATGACATTACAGTTTTTAATGTGCAAATGA